GAACCGGCCGGTGCCGACCACGTCCACATCGGCCGCAACGAGGGCACCACGCCGATGGTCCTCGACGTCCTCTACGTAATGCCCCACGGCGCGCCCCTCTCAGATGACGCGCCGAACCCGGGCTGCAGCTTCGACTGAACCCGCGCCGGACCCGGGGGCGCCGCGGTCGGGACGGCACCGCCGGTTCCGGTCGGCGTCAGAGCAGGTCGGCGGGCCGCGTGCCCTTCGCGGTGAGCGGCAGGCCGAGCGCGACGCGTTCGATCAGCCAGCTGCTCGGCCGGTAGCGCGGGTCCCCTGTCGACTGGTGCAGGCCGGTGAGGACGCGCAGTACCTTGTCCGGCCCGACGAGGTCGCCCCATTCCAGGGGGCCGCGCGGGTAGCCGAGGCCGAGGCGGACGGCGGTGTCGATGTCGGCCGGGTCGGCGAGGTTCTGGGCGGCGATGTAGCACGCCGTGTTGACGATCGAGGCCAGCAGGCGTTGCGCGACGGGCGCGGGGCCGTCCTGCACGATGGTCACCGGGCGGCCCGTGGCGGCCAGCGCGCCCCACGCGGCGCGGCCCGCGGCGGGGTCGAGTCCCGGGTGGACGGACAGGGTGAGGCGGCCTTCGTAGCCGCCCAGGGCGTCGACGCCACAGACGCGCGAAGCGGGCAGGCCGGCGCGCGCGGCGGCGTCCAAAGTGGACTCGCCGCGCAGTGATACCAACAGCACCGCGTCTGGGTACGCGTCGGCGACGACCTGCACGCCGGCGCCGGTGAGCAGGCGGCCGAGGCGTTCCTCGGCGGTGAACACGGGCTTGTTCGGGGCCGGCGGCGCGGCCGGCTCGGGCGCGACCTCCTGCTTGCCGTCGACGTAGCGGTAGAAGCCCTCGCCGTTCTTGCGCCCGAACAGCCCCGCCGCCACGCGTGGGCGCGTCAGCCACGACGGGCGCAGCCGCGGCTCGGAGTGGAAGCCGCTCCAGATGCTTTCGAGCACGGCGTGGGAGACGTCGAGACCGGTGAGGTCGAGCAGCTCGAACGGCCCGAGCTTGAGCCCCAGCACATCGCGCGCGATGCGGTCGACGTCCACCGGCTCGGCGACCGACTCGGACAGGATCTGCAGCGCCTCGGTGTTCAGGCCGCGCCCGGCGTGGTTGACCAGGAAGCCCGGCGCGTCCTTCGCGAGCACGGGTTCGTGGCCCCAGCGGCGCACCAGTTTCAGTGCCTCGTCGGGCAACCACTCGACCGTGCGGACGCCCGGGACGACCTCGACCAGCCGCATCAACGGCACGGGGTTGAAGAAGTGCAGGCCGACCACGCGCGTCGGATCGCTCAGGCCTGCGGCGATCTCCGTGACCGACAGCGAGCTCGTGTTGGTGGCGAACACCGTGTCGGGCCGGCAGACCTGTTCGAGCTTGCCGAACAGCACGCGCTTGGCCTCGAGGTCTTCGCGCACGGCCTCGATCACGAGG
The sequence above is a segment of the Amycolatopsis sp. 2-15 genome. Coding sequences within it:
- a CDS encoding 3-hydroxyacyl-CoA dehydrogenase; translated protein: MAGWAERVSRVRVVGTGVMGRGIAQLAATGGVTVELADLDLDAVRSALDHVHSMLDKLVTKGRLSENEGRAAKERLVMVDTPSAPAQNVDLVIEAVREDLEAKRVLFGKLEQVCRPDTVFATNTSSLSVTEIAAGLSDPTRVVGLHFFNPVPLMRLVEVVPGVRTVEWLPDEALKLVRRWGHEPVLAKDAPGFLVNHAGRGLNTEALQILSESVAEPVDVDRIARDVLGLKLGPFELLDLTGLDVSHAVLESIWSGFHSEPRLRPSWLTRPRVAAGLFGRKNGEGFYRYVDGKQEVAPEPAAPPAPNKPVFTAEERLGRLLTGAGVQVVADAYPDAVLLVSLRGESTLDAAARAGLPASRVCGVDALGGYEGRLTLSVHPGLDPAAGRAAWGALAATGRPVTIVQDGPAPVAQRLLASIVNTACYIAAQNLADPADIDTAVRLGLGYPRGPLEWGDLVGPDKVLRVLTGLHQSTGDPRYRPSSWLIERVALGLPLTAKGTRPADLL